Genomic segment of Panicum virgatum strain AP13 chromosome 2K, P.virgatum_v5, whole genome shotgun sequence:
ATATATAAGGGTGTATATACTTAGTTTTTTTGGTAAAATAGTTTGGTATTTCAAGAAATACCATGCATCAATGCTGGCTCTGCCCCTGTTTAGAGCCGCCACAGCCTTCGCTGGGAAGGTGGTCTTATAGGTGTCAACATCGTCTCCTAATAATGTGTCTAAGGTGGCAATGAGATGATAGAATCAGCAAATtgtatcttactattactaattggagacttCTTCGAAACCTCCACATGAAGCCGCCTAGAATTCTAGGCGGGCACTCTAAAAAAGTGGAGAAGTTCTAATAATTCTTacaaaaattaaaaacataTTAACAACAATCTGAGAgctctaattataatagtcattagatctattatcttttctaataccTATGTCATAAttaaaatagactaaaataactcCCTAAATATATATGTATCTATTTAAATTACTCACATATACTATTATAAataaatctaaagtaacccccatATTCGTGTAAATTATCcatttatattattataaaaataatgcaaataaccacCTAAATTTGCATATGGAGCCTAATAAAAGGATTAAGGATGATTAGCCAAGCTCAACACAGACAGTTGACATGTGGAGCCTCAAGCTCTCAAACGAGGCCCTCTCATCACCGATTTCCTGCCTCGCGGCGCCGACGAAGCGCAGCAGCCGGAACGGCCGCTTCTCCGCGGCTTCTCCCAGCTCCGACCGGCAATGTGCGAagagctccgccaccgcgcaTTGGCTCCCAAACTCCTTGGCCACCACCCGGCCGTCGGGCAGCCGGACCCTCAGCTTGCAGAccttcgccgccgtcgccgccggctgctGACCCGTaggcacctccgccaccgctgtgGCGACAGGCTCAGCTGGCTTTCTCACCGCCGCTGGCTGTTCTCGTCGGGCCTGGCCTGGaggcggcgccaccgccacgGCGGCCTCAGCCGGTTTCCTCACCGTCGGAGCGGTGGTTGTCGCCGGCTTTTGATTGGTCTGCGCGCCGGGTGTTGCGCCGGGTTTCTTGGCTCCGACGACGGGCATGGCCGGCGCCTTGTCCGTGTAGGGCCCCATGGCCACGAGGAAGTCGTTGGGGTCGGCGCCGTGCAGCCGGTCCACGGCCTGGCCGGTGACcgggtcgacgacgacgacgacggggagCCGGTCGCGGGGGACCTTGTAGTAGCCGAGCACCTTCTCGGCCtcctcccgctcgccgccgcgcgcgtcggcgtcggcctgcCAGAGCACGAAGCTGCCCCGGACCCACTGGGCCACCATGTCGCTCCCCCACACGTCGCGGTTCTGCACGAGCGACGCGAACTCGAGGCCCCGCTGCACGTTCACCAGCAGCCacctcgcccgccgcgccgcgtgcGCCATGGCGTCGTGGAAGACGCCCTTGTACGTCAGCTCGCGCGGCGCCTGGAACAGGCCCTCCACGGTCCTGCGGCTgttcgccggccgcggcggcggcggcgcctcgtaGACCACcatgtcgccgtcgtcgtcgtcggaggaggaggaggagatgttCTCGCGGAATCGGGGGCCGTCCTCTttcttcccgccgccgccgtcagggGCGGGAACATTGCCGCgatcaaggcggcggcggccgctgtcGTTAGCCTGCACCTGCTTCTTGTCGCCGTCGGAGTCGGAGGAGATGTGCTCAAGCAATCGGCAGCTGCTGCTGTCGCTAGCTCGCACTTTCTTGTCGCCGTCGGAGGAGATATCTtcaggcaagcggcggcggagggtacTGTTGCTGCCGTCCTCCTCCTTGTCACTATCAGAGGTGGGATCTTTGGgattgaggcggcggcggcggcggaggctccTGTTGTTGGCTTCCGCCTTCTCCTCGCTATCAGAGTTGTCAcgggatcgacggcggcggcggctgcttttgcggccgccgcccgcctcctccctgCCGCTACGAGAGGGGCCATCGTCCTCACGGACGCGGCGGCGTTTCTTCTCGCCGCGGCTGTTCTCACCGCCGCCAGCCTCCCTGtctcgacgtcgtcgtcggcggcggcggcggctgctcttgctgccgccgccacctctcgCCTCGCCGTCCCGCCTCTTAGACTTAGACACCGCCTTCGGAGAGGAACAGGACGGGGGCGACCTCtcgcgcgcgcggcgctcggAGCGGGCCGCCGGGGCCGGAGCTGGCGCGTCGTCGCCGTCCGTGTCGGACGAGACCTCCTCcacccgcgacggcggcggcggcgagcggcggctcccCGACGACCCCGCCTCGACGTTGAAGAAGCGGCTGACGGCCCGGCCGAGGTGGCCCCCGCAGCTGGCGAGGCGGCGGAAGGAGTCGTCGTAGCCGCAGCCGGTGGCGTCCATGAAGGCCGCGAGGGTCTCGTCGGCCATTGCctggggacggcggcgaggccgcggcggatcGGAGGAGTAGCGGCCACGGaacggggcgcgcgcggcggctgtCCTTATAGAGGAGCCCGCAGCCCGAGTCGGTTCCGAGTCCAACTACTCCCTGGCCGATTTGCCTTCCTGATACGAAGAAATTCATCTTGATTGCTTcggtttttatttttatctttttcccCGGATGGTCACGAGATCTTGTGTTGCTTTCCGTTGTCCGGACGTCGGGCCTAGTATAGGACGGTAACAGCCCAGTAAAACTCTAGCTGCAAGATGTTGCATGCAACATTTTCAACGTGACGAATTCCGCAGTTACAATGTCAGACAAATCACATTGAAACATCACGACGTCATGAATTCGTAGTTGCAACATCGCATAAATCACAAATTGCAATGTCACAAAATCACATTTGAAACATCACAAAAATATGTCACAACATCTCACAAATAGACTAAAAATCCCAAATTATGGCTGCAATACCACGAAATCATGACTGCAACATGGCTAAATCATGTTTGCAGCATCACTTCCTTCGCCTTCGCTTGTCGGTTGTGGCGAGGAcggcggcagggaggagggAAGCTCCCCCCCccgtggcggcggggcggagctggtGGTGGCGCGGCCTGGCAAAGAAGGCGTCGAGCGTGGGCTCCGCAGTGGCTTCCATGGCCTGCCTGGGCGTCAAGCACAGCGAGAAAAAACCGTCGAGCTCTAGATCGCCGACTGTGCCGTGCCCCCCCCCCTCTCGAGAACTCACTGCGTGGGCTGAGGAGGAGCACGAAGCGCCGGATGGCGCAGGAGATGACAGCTTGGTTGGGGACGGCCTGGGCGGGAGCTGCAGGATGACGAGTGGCTTGGGCTGGAGAAGGCCGATTGGGAGGCGAGGgggtcggcgacggcgaggagctcATCGACGTCGGAAGAGGAGCGGGACAGACTCCATGGCCCGCTCTGCGAAGCGCTTGCAGCCAACGAGGCCCGCGCCATGGGAGCTTGCAGCCGGAAGAGCTCAGTGTGGGCGTGACAATGGCGGCCTCCGCCCCCTCGACTAGTCCCAATGGGGAGAGAGGACGAACGGAGAGAGAGGAATGGAAAACGgcatgagcttttgctactgcGATGGGAGAAGGTAGCGATGGGGAGAAGATAAGATACACTTGGACAAGAGGAGCCCACGATGCGTCCGATTTTTTCAGCCCCGTCAGACACCCTATAGGAAGCACTAGGTAAATTGCGCGCTCCACCGCGCCATTTTCGATGGAGCTCAACGTTCTCAGCTATTTTGCCTTTAGAGACATTCCATCGAACACGTTACCTGCATGGGCATGGCAGCCAGCTTGGACAATGGACGCCGTTGCCTTGCTTCATTACGGGACTCCAGCTCGACGCTGATCCCATGCTTTGCAGGAGGGCGCGTGCAGCTGCACTGCCGCCAGCCGCCGGCCCATGGAGAGGGAGTTCGAGGGGCTCACACGCCGCCACCCCTTGCGGCCTCCTGCAAAGCCAGTGGACACAATCTCCCTGCTCGGAGCCGGATGGCCACGCCACCGCGTCTCTACGCCACCGCACCACGCACGACTCCGCGGAGCCCCCTGCGTGGTGCGCAGGCCGGACGCGCCTATCGACTCGTGCTCGGCCAAGCCATCGCCTGCGGGGCTGCGCGGCAGCGAGGAGGAGGCATCAGTGTGAAAGGTTtgaggaagaaggaaggggGCAGGTAGGCTCGTTCCCCGTGCCCCGCTGGCCACTGCTCATGCGAGCTTGGTCCCCGCCGCGGGCTGCTCCTGCGAGCTTGGTCCCCGCCGCGGGCTGCTCCCTGCATGCACCGGGTCCCGCGGCTCCCCGCCGGCTCCGGGACCGGCGGATATGGGAGAAGCGGCAGTGGATCCAGGGAGTGGagggaggtgcgcggcgcggcgtgagcTCAAGGACCGGAGTGGCGCGTCGAGGCGGTGATGTCTCCTGGACGGGAAGCGGCCACGTGCGTGAACCGGCGTGGACCAATTCCAGGGCCGGCTGTAGAGAAAATggtctctcatgccatatttcaatataatattttggtgattgatatagacaacacaacacttggactaatatgattgttaagatgccactctcaggcttttaggttcaagtgatgacaaagagaagataggcatagctaGGGCCGCCCCTATGGTGGTTCCGCTAATcgattagcggacgggggtcgagggggagccgcccctcgcgggtctcagggcagcgccctaaaacctcttcggtccaaaggatgaagaattgaagagaccgtgaagaaaaccaagtcaaagaaatcaagacagagatactttagtatcaccggttaaaccgatgctgaaAAAAtcatatacgtcggtgcattgacttggagcaaaCCAggaagttttagtatcaccggtttaaccgacgttagggaagttgaatacatcggtgcaatgaacccAGAAGCTAAGGCAAAGTCTATACACCAGATGAACCGATGTTAgggaagttgaatacgtcggtgcaatggacccagacgCTGAggcaaagtctatacaccggatgaaccgacgattgggtcttggtgaacgtcggtgcagttgtccagagagtttgtttttcagagttcacaggacaactacactcaccggttaaaccgacgcagcatcggttgattacccgtacacgtaacggctagtttttgaggcgggcagtttagtatcaccggttgaaccgacgatgacttttggaggtgcgtcggattaaccggcgttaagtgtttttctgtcagcttttctccaacggctatatttgcttgggctgcctatatatacccccagggccgggtcatttgaggttgctcgAGTTGCTGAagcatactacacttgaagaacacctccaaccaccatagagcttcattgtacatcatatagacttaagcacacttgtgagagtgcttaatgcttgtaatagggattagttgttgcgagagctcccttgagagaagtcttgctgcggcaagcatcttgtgtactcgtcgtgtgaccctccgacttgatgtggagaggcaacgacactttgtgcggggaaggagacctctcttggtgagaagctctaatagtgaagacggtgccgttggtgacgcttcgagagagacagtggcagtggccttgtcttggtgacttggggtcacttagcctttgcttggcggGAGCCTCGATGGTGAACGCAAgatggtgatcaagcgaagagacttggcatcacacttgttcgtgttggacaagtggccgtggatgtagtgagggacttggtgtcctaaccgaaccacgttaaatcgtgtgtcttggtgtcttcatgggagtttgcatattctctcccatacctctttacttatcgtattacgtttccgcatttactctatcttgtgtACATTttctttcctagttagtttgattaggattggctatatgttgcaagtcttttaagggtaagtagagagtagcatagataaaccttagtcataactaatatgtgtaggacgtgttaggtttatcttatgcaaatagattgagctctaggatagaaagcgattagcgatcctattcaccccctccccctctagggtcggacaccccggtgatccttacaccggcGTCGGGCTGTCCACCGAGACAGGTGTCAGCTTAAGGTTTCTCCGGTTGTTCTCAGACCTTCCCTTCCACGGTGCATAGGGGTAAGAGTATCCGGTTTCGTTTATCCCTAGTAAGTATGTACTTGAGTTgccattttttttagaaaacctGAGTTGCCAACTTGCCATCTCAGCTTACATCCGGACGATATCTATACATGTAAATTGCAATCCAGTTATAGATGGCTAAACGTGCAGCTCGGCATGTCACTAACACTATTCGGCGCAACATTACTCGACACTAAGCCTTAGTCATGCTATATCGTGCCGGTGCTGCGTGCCAGCTCCTTGGCCTAGGCACGAGTAGGCCGCCATGTTGTGCCGGCCCGCCGCTCAGTGGCCTCCACTGCCGCTGCATCGCTTTTGCTGAAGGTTAGGTTTGTGAGGGCTGGCAGGCTAGCTGTTTGAgagactagggtttgagagaggTGAAAGGTATATATACGAGTGGTTGTCAGATGAACCCGTGCTAGCACCGTGCCAGCCGTCAGTCATGTCGTGCTCATGCTGGCACTGCGTGCTGGGATTTCAGCCCACGCACTACACTACGGTCGTGCCGTGCTGGCACTGGTACTAACTTCACCATGTCGGGTCATAGCTTTGGTGCGTCCCACCCCAACTAACTAGTGCTTGACTTGACTTCCCCCCGCGCCCTATCCAATGAATAAGGAGAAGGACGGCCTATCCCGGCACACATGTTTTGGCCTTGCTTGTGTGTCCATAACTCAAAATAGGTGACCTAACGACCGCCGCGGGAAAACTCTTCTCTCTCTGGTCTCACTTCGAGTCATTCTAGAAGTAAATAAAGGAAATGCTTACTACGGCACTGTCAGACAACCGACGGAGTGGGAGCCACATTCGCTGGTCTCGACTAAAGGTTCGATGGGTTTACATCCTGATCCGCTATGCACGTTATGCGGACGACTTCCTTGTAGCTATCAAGAGCCCCATCGCCACTACTTTCACGGTTTGCCGGTGAGCGGAGCCTGATTCTATATATTATTTGTGGATTATTAAAGAATAGAAtctatctttttcttaaaaTCATAGTGGGAATCCTATTACCGATACCTAAACGTTTTCTTTGTCGAAACAGAAGAAAGGAGGGAAATTGGATAACCGACGACACGAGTTTTCCATTCAACATTCCGCTTCGCTCCACTGTTAGATAGGCAATTCAATAGTTACCGATGAAAGGAGTTCCCCTTCTCTTGGCCAATTGCCGTTCTGCTTCAATAAGTCATGACCTttcttgtcgtgtttttagtccCATCTTCTATGCAGCCCTTCTGACACGgcccatttggccatctataaATTATGTATTCCAGTCCGATGCCTACGATATTCCAACAGAATCtggattttttaaaaaacttgGATTTTAAAATTTATGGACACAGTTCATAGTGTCCTAGTATCGGGATTGGCCTGgggcacactagcatgaatgcatGATGGGTGCCGTCAACCGTCATGGTTGTTCGGGTCAAGGTTGCCATGACCAGCGCCGTGAAGGATGGCGAGAAGAGTAGGGAGGTTCAGTGACATGTACGGAAAGTGTCTGGAAGTttatatatacatacacacTCAGTTAGGAATACAAGTGGATAACTTTTAAGTGCACCTCCAATCCTCTTTAGTTAATACATTTTAAAAAACTAGTACaatattttaaactaaaaaagattGAAAGTGCCCCCAAAGGTCACCTATTTGCACCCTACACTCAGTTGTATGAACTCACATTATTCACCATGCATTGTCGATTGATAGGCATATCGCCTACCATTGAAATGAAAGATTAGTATAGTTTGTGTAGTTGATTGGGACAGAGGTCCACGCGTGAGTTTAGCAGGAGATTTCTCATGAATAGAAATAGATGTATCAATCATCGTGGCTACGTGTTTGTTGAGTCAAATATTATGGAATAACGACTCTTGCAGTGTGGAAGCACTGACGAGAGATCGGGATCTCGTCTCGACTCAAGGGTCGTCACTGGGGCAGACGAGTAGACGACAAACGCGCGCGGacataaagaaaaaaatactgaTGCTTTTAGGCCGGAACAAGACAAGAGTATCTTATACtccatccgtttcaaattataagacattctaATAATTttagagagtcaaagttttttatatttgatcaaatttatataataaaataataatatttattatataaactaagtaccattatattctttattagttatattttcatagtacatcaatttgatatcataaatttttatatttctctctataatctaGATCAAATTTGAGATttgctttgactctccaagattttgggatgtcttataatttagaacggagggagtattcgGTAACCATGTACTACGACTACGAGTGAATTAACGTGAGAAACTAGTATGAAATTGACCAGAGCATTTTTTTTGTTACCACACAAGTTGTAATTTGTTGTGGCAGAATACAATCCGTTGCAGAAATGTTTCACCGCAGTAAGTcacaaaccaaaaaaaaatgtttcaccGCAGTCGGTACTGAGGAAAacaggaaaaagaaagaaatcacACACATGACTAAGGCTGGGCAAAAAACTCGAAACTCGCTAGCTCGCTCGACTCGCTCGTTAGTAgctcggctcgagctcgactcgttttataatgagccagctcgTTTTATAACAAACCAGCTCGCtttataatgagccagctcgagctggctcgcgagccatAACGAGCCAAGATAAATAACAAATATTGTATGAATTAGTTGAAACGATCAACAAATAATGGTTGATCATGGTCATGGATGGTAACatacttatattttttattataaaattcacattattttatttatttcactttaaatatgcatgtgatgtgttttttttatagatttacGGCTATCATCTCTATGCAAATATTTTTATActctggctcgcgagccaaacgAGCTAGCTCGAACCACTAActagccgagccgagccgagccgagccgaactAGCTTTCTGGCTCGTTTGTATAACAAGCTATAACGAACCGAGCTGGCTGATATCCAGCCCTACACATGACATGGCCCTCAAAAGATGGCGATTACTGGGCAAGCAGGGTAGCTTGACGACGACCCGCCGTCAACCCAGAGGCCCGCCGGGGACGTTGCTGTTGGccttgggcgccggcggcgccagctGCAGATCGGTCGTCCTGTCCGGCCTGACTACCACGTCCTTCCGCCACGCCCGTAATTCAAAGCCAGCATCACGGATCATCAGATCGGTCCAAGCATCAGGCAGGCGACGATCAACAATTCCTGTGAAGAAACGCGATCGAGGTCGTAAcagcgagaggaagaagaagaactggCATGAGGAGGGGATGGGGGAGCTCAGTTGGGAAAGCTCGGAGGCGCAGCGCTACCTTTCTGGCCGGAGACCGTGGGGGTGCGCCCCTGATGTTGCTGCCGCGAGTGAGCTGGAGTGGCCAGCagcacgaggaggaggagcaggaggagggagagggctaGCCATGCTGCTGCCCTTTCGATCGTGTTCTTGCCTCTCCGGGGAGCAGccatggtggccggccggcctcgcgtTCGGGCGGGCCTTGGTCAGGCAGGCAACCGGCAGGCAGGGATATAAGTTGCCTGGCTCCGGGAACGCGCTTGGGCGCTTGGCCATGGCTATCAGTGTTTAACTGTTTATGCGCCCGTCGGCCGTCGCATTCACATTTCGGTAGGAATCGGTGCACGCAACTGCCCACCGTCTCGGACCACTTTCTTGTGTCCAGCCAAACGAGTAGGCGGTTGGATTTGGCCACAAAATAAATGCGCAATCAACTACAAAAATCAACAAAGCGTTCAAACCGGATAAATTTAGCTGGTGGTTTTaggtattattttttttattttatgaaatTTCAAATTCAAGCTAAAACATTCATAAATAATTTATTCTCgactaaaaatacaaaataggTACCACATTTtcctaaaaatataacctaAATATTGGCATTATACTTGGCAGTCGAATCCAAGTTTTCCATATTTCTAGTATTTGCTAGTTTGTAGCTATGAGTATTAATTTtaaataaataagattcaaatataGCGTCAAATAGATAGGTTTACATTTCTAGAAAATATTTGgcattatttcatatttttataatttaaaataatttaattttgatattTTAGATCTAGTCAATTTTATTATGttctaaaaaatacaaaaccatatttaaatctataaaaataattaaatttgTTTGGATTTTATAgttaaaggttgaaaatcagacctATATGATAATTCAACAATGTAAGTTGAATTTTTGTAATCCAGAGAAAATATAAGCACAGTAATAGTCGATGACGCAACCCTCCTGAGTCCTGAGCAACAAATCTAACTATCGGAGCCCGCTCTGTGTGTGttgaataaatatttttattgtgAGGTACGCTAAGACAAATGAATGGATAttctatattttattttttgcgttctgtttttctactattttttatttattcttaTAAATACTGTGTTACACATCCTTATAAATACTTTATTGTAGAAATGCTTTTAGTAAACTGCCTCCCACAATGGTAATGTAGTGGAATAATAAATTAGGCCACTCGAAGCGTTGACCACCATATGCAAAATTTATCAGTTATTACAGATGGAGTAATATTTGAGAAGAAAATATTCGAATCAATTTTAGTCATTTAAGAATTcctttttaaaataaaacaataTAGTCGGGTTCGGGCGCCTCACCAAGCGCAAGACCTGCCGTAAtgtccgccgcggcggcgctcccaccgcagccgccgcccgccgccgccgaatccTAGCGCCACCGACGGCGACGACTCCGTCAACTCCCTCCTCGCCTCCCTTTCCGACCCGTccgccctccgcctcctccccgctcCGCTCCTCGCGTtctcccgcctccgcctcctcctgccgcccgccgccgccgccacccacctcctcctccgccccgtcgcctccctcctccacctccaccgccccgacctccgcctcggcctccagctccacgcgctctccctctccctcggcCTCTCCCGCCACCCGCTCCTCCTGCCCCGCCTCGTCTCCTTCTTCTCCCAccacccctccctcctcccggccgcttcctccctcgccgccggctccaCGTGCCCCCATCCCTACAATGTCCTCATCTCCGCCTgcctcggccacggcctgccgcgccacgcgctcgccgcgtACCAGGAGATGGTGGGCAAGGGCGCCGTGGCCCCGGACGCCTTCACGTACCCCTCCGTGCTCCGCGCCTGCGCCGAGGCCGGGGACCTCGCGCTCGGGCGGGCGGTGCACGTGCGTGCTGCGGA
This window contains:
- the LOC120695942 gene encoding splicing factor, arginine/serine-rich 19-like encodes the protein MADETLAAFMDATGCGYDDSFRRLASCGGHLGRAVSRFFNVEAGSSGSRRSPPPPSRVEEVSSDTDGDDAPAPAPAARSERRARERSPPSCSSPKAVSKSKRRDGEARGGGGSKSSRRRRRRRRRDREAGGGENSRGEKKRRRVREDDGPSRSGREEAGGGRKSSRRRRRSRDNSDSEEKAEANNRSLRRRRRLNPKDPTSDSDKEEDGSNSTLRRRLPEDISSDGDKKVRASDSSSCRLLEHISSDSDGDKKQVQANDSGRRRLDRGNVPAPDGGGGKKEDGPRFRENISSSSSDDDDGDMVVYEAPPPPRPANSRRTVEGLFQAPRELTYKGVFHDAMAHAARRARWLLVNVQRGLEFASLVQNRDVWGSDMVAQWVRGSFVLWQADADARGGEREEAEKVLGYYKVPRDRLPVVVVVDPVTGQAVDRLHGADPNDFLVAMGPYTDKAPAMPVVGAKKPGATPGAQTNQKPATTTAPTVRKPAEAAVAVAPPPGQARREQPAAVRKPAEPVATAVAEVPTGQQPAATAAKVCKLRVRLPDGRVVAKEFGSQCAVAELFAHCRSELGEAAEKRPFRLLRFVGAARQEIGDERASFESLRLHMSTVCVELG